In the genome of Candidatus Deferrimicrobium sp., the window GCTCGACTTCCTCCGGGAGGCCCCGAAGCACGTACCAAAGGTAAGCGCGACGGCCGTCGCCCTGCCCGGCTTCGACCCCGAGCCGGTCCGCCGGCTCGCGGAGTCGATCCCCGGCGTTATGTTCCGACTACGTCCATTCGATGATGTCGGGTGACGTTGACGGGCGTGGGACACTCCTACCCTACGCCCGGGGTTGAACCAGGAATGTCCCCCGAAAGCGCCTGCACCTTACAGAAAATTTTTCCCCGTTGGAGAATGGCCTGAAACACATCCCTCTTATTTGAGCAGCGCCGGGAGCACCTCGCCCGATTTTCCGCGAAACGTCGCGTCGCAGATCGCGGACACGGGCGTCTCGTCCGGGTTCACCTCGATCACCCGCGCGCCGCGCCGCTTCGCGACGGCGGCATAGCCGGACGCGGGGGTGACGACCGCGGAGGTCCCGGCGACGATCAGCACCTCGCATCGGGAGAGCATCTCCATCGCCGCGCCGGACGGGCCGGGGGGAAGTTCCTCCCCGAACCAGACCACCCCCGGCCGCAACAGGCCGCCGCACGCCGCGCACCGCGGAGGAAGCTTCGCGAAATCATCCCGCTCCACGCGCTCCGCGCCGCATCCCGTGCACCTCACCACCCAGATGTTCCCGTGGATCTCCGCTACGCGACGCGAACCGGCCACCCGGTGCAGGCCGTCCACGTTCTGCGTGACGAGGAGGAAGTCGGGTTTTGCCGCTTCAACGGCCGCAAGGGCGGCGTGGCCCGGGTTCGGCGCGCAGTCCCGGATCCTTTGCCTGCGCCACTGGTACCAGTCCCCCACCTCCCGCGGATCGGCCTCGAACGCCGCCGGCGTGGCCAGCGACATCGGGTCCTGCTGCTTCCATAACCCTTGCGGCCCGCGGAAGGTGGGCACACCACTCTCCGCCGACACCCCGGCGCCGCTCAGCACGCACAGGGAGCGGCAATCACGGACCCAACCTCGGACAGTGTCCTTCACAATTACAACTCCCTTGTGATATTGACCATACTTACGATTTGAGTATGCTCTTTAATACGCCGCCGAAGCGGTCGAGGATGTCGTCGAGGGCTTCCCGTGTGACCGACTGCGGGAGGAACAGGTAGACCACGTTCCCGAGGGGGCGCAGGAAGAGCCCGCGGCACAGCGCCTCGCGGCGAATATCACGGAACAGCGGCGCCGTCCCCGGCAGCGGCTCCTTCGTTTCCTTGTCCTGAACCAGCTCGAGCGCCGCCACCATCCCGATCCCGCGCACCTCCCCCACCAGCGGCAGCCCGGCGAGTTCCCGCACTCCTTCCGCAAGGCGGGGGGCGAGTCGCGCCACGCGGT includes:
- a CDS encoding NAD-dependent deacylase — protein: MKDTVRGWVRDCRSLCVLSGAGVSAESGVPTFRGPQGLWKQQDPMSLATPAAFEADPREVGDWYQWRRQRIRDCAPNPGHAALAAVEAAKPDFLLVTQNVDGLHRVAGSRRVAEIHGNIWVVRCTGCGAERVERDDFAKLPPRCAACGGLLRPGVVWFGEELPPGPSGAAMEMLSRCEVLIVAGTSAVVTPASGYAAVAKRRGARVIEVNPDETPVSAICDATFRGKSGEVLPALLK